Proteins from one Ahaetulla prasina isolate Xishuangbanna chromosome 2, ASM2864084v1, whole genome shotgun sequence genomic window:
- the USP36 gene encoding ubiquitin carboxyl-terminal hydrolase 36 isoform X2: protein MPIVDKLKEALKPGRKDSADDVELGKLLAASAKKILLQKIEFEPASKNFSYQLETLKSKYVLLNPRTENCSRHKSSEEGPIRKQGNEHVSGSDGVPAPQKVLFPLERLCLKWERMYRVGAGLHNLGNTCFLNSTLQCLTYTPPLANYLLSKEHSRNCHQGGFCMMCIMQNHMIQAFANSGNAIKPVSFIRDLKKIARHFRFGSQEDAHEFLRYTIDAMQKACLNGYTRLDRQTQATTLVHQIFGGYLRSRVKCSVCKSVSDTYDPYLDVALEIRQAANIVRALELFVKADVLSGENAYMCAKCKKKVPATKRFTIHRASNVLTISLKRFANFSGGKITKDVGYPEFLNIRPYMSQSSGDPVRYGLYAVLVHSGYSCHAGHYYCYVKASNGQWYQMNDSLVHSSNIKVVLNQQAYVLFYLRIPSTKKNPEGLVSKSNCSMPSRTNISSDHLKKSATNGILASPLINKRQDTIQVKKASDPEESGVPVSRNTFVSNNKTQNGILPPLPKLIPAVGFSSPKLSSKPAFLDDLSKRSKKQPPLSHKISQDFGQADSTKLEMAKQSSWGDKNLVASLQLSGSSRGTSEAKAHEEGTELPSKDSSLSSSSSSSSSSSSSPAHKPIKGLSHATVGADGYSSSQESDCVSGKYASEDTKFAKLKSPLLANLANLELGSTMSPPPAKKLALSARKGSNTLRKVSGNEHQAPPHSPPAATNTTQFVCAAAPVQTRVLSPASKSSAPPQTARSPFANFMPSSSFKSCCLSAATPLSSPVVPTSAPHLSYPDSSKDLSVVSSKKKKRKHSSPVEEQDDHGSRNMKDINGERTWLSSPPSKRRKFEENGSIVISPAWEANLVRTRKGEEEKRAGDDGAIATSQNSSIQKKKKKKKKRLQQREEDCSSLLSPVNCCSPPPEVSSCRTKKKKKKKKQLLSPSSDKSTSSGESEHHKDKQRNILHSHVAEVCSAQEELNENGFSEARGSPPVAWGNQLGHRDKFSLNVLSPKKEITQHECGPVDVVQELLKGSLDKAYGKQVLTWNGEASAISQDAIHDAIWSQKQSILDDWDEEFDGGKVKKIRKFKRERRRNYNVFQKLQSRRNFWAVTHPAKVASLSYRL, encoded by the exons ATGCCGATAGTGGACAAATTAAAAGAAGCCCTAAAGCCTGGGCGAAAAGACTCTGCTGACGATGTTGAACTGGGTAAATTGTTGGCAGCTTCTGCCAAGAAGATTTTGCTGCAAAAGATTGAGTTTGAACCAGCCTCCAAAAACTTCTCCTACCAGCTGGAGACCCTCAAGAGCAAGTACGTTTTGTTGAACCCAAGGACAGAAAACTGCAGTCGGCACAAGAGCTCTGAAGAGGGACCCATACGAAAACAAG GTAATGAGCATGTGTCGGGAAGTGATGGGGTGCCAGCTCCCCAAAAGGTCCTCTTCCCTCTGGAGCGTCTCTGTCTAAAATGGGAGCGGATGTATCGTGTTGGAGCTGGTCTCCACAACCTGGGCAACACCTGCTTCCTCAACTCAACTCTACAGTGTCTGACGTACACTCCACCTCTAGCAAATTATCTGCTTTCCAAGGAGCACAGCCGCAACT gtCACCAGGGAGGCTTCTGCATGATGTGCATAATGCAGAATCACATGATCCAGGCTTTTGCCAATAGTGGTAATGCCATCAAACCTGTGTCCTTCATCAGAGATCTTAAaa AGATTGCACGACACTTCCGTTTTGGTAGTCAGGAGGATGCTCATGAGTTCTTGCGCTACACCATTGATGCCATGCAAAAGGCTTGCCTCAACGGTTACACTAG GTTGGATCGTCAGACTCAAGCTACTACATTGGTGCACCAGATCTTTGGAGGCTACCTCCGATCTCGTG TGAAGTGCTCCGTGTGCAAGAGTGTTTCAGATACTTACGACCCATACCTGGATGTGGCTTTGGAAATAAGG CAAGCAGCCAACATTGTACGGGCGTTAGAATTATTTGTAAAAGCTGATGTCTTGAGTGGGGAGAATGCCTACATGTGTGCcaa ATGCAAGAAGAAAGTTCCAGCCACCAAGCGTTTTACTATCCACCGGGCCTCTAATGTCCTTACCATCTCCCTCAAGCGCTTTGCCAACTTCAGTGGGGGCAAGATTACCAAG GACGTGGGTTACCCTGAATTCCTGAATATTCGTCCTTACATGTCGCAGAGCAGTGGGGACCCTGTCAGGTATGGCCTCTACGCTGTACTTGTGCATTCAGGATACAGCTGCCATGCAGGGCATTACTACTGCTATGTCAAG GCTAGTAATGGGCAGTGGTACCAGATGAATGATTCTCTAGTACATTCAAGCAACATCAAAGTTGTTCTCAACCAGCAGGCCTATGTACTCTTCTATCTTAG GATCCCAAGCACTAAGAAGAATCCTGAAGGACTTGTGTCCAAAAGCAATTGCTCAATGCCCAGCCGAACAAACATCTCCTCTGATCACTTGAAGAAAAGTGCAACTAATGGTATCCTGGCATCACCACTGATAAACAAA AGACAAGATACAATTCAGGTTAAGAAGGCTTCAGACCCTGAGGAATCCGGTGTTCCTGTTTCCCGCAACACCTTTGTTTCCAACAACAAAACTCAGAACgggatacttcctcctcttcccaaacTCATACCTGCTGTTGGATTCTCATCTCCTAAACTCTCCAGTAAGCCTGCTTTCTTGGATGACTTAAGCAAGAGATCCAAGAAACAGCCACCTTTATCTCACAAGATTTCTCAGGACTTTGGTCAGGCTGACAGTACTAAACTGGAGATGGCCAAGCAGAGTTCCTGGGGAGATAAGAACTTGGTAGCATCTTTGCAACTGTCAGGCAGCTCTAGAGGAACCTCTGAAGCCAAAGCGCATGAGGAAGGTACAGAGCTACCAAGCAAGGACTCATCCTTGTCATCTTCATCGTCTTCTAGCAGCTCATCTTCCTCCAGTCCAGCTCATAAGCCAATTAAGGGACTTTCTCATGCCACAGTAGGAGCTGATGGCTACTCTTCCTCTCAGGAATCGGACTGTGTGTCTGGGAAATACGCTTCTGAGGACACCAAGTTTGCCAAGCTGAAATCCCCGTTGTTGGCTAATTTGGCCAATCTGGAGTTGGGAAGCACCATGTCGCCCCCACCTGCAAAGAAACTGGCACTTTCTGCCAGGAAG GGCAGCAACACCCTGCGGAAAGTGAGCGGCAATGAGCATCAGGCACCGCCCCATTCCCCCCCAGCTGCCACAAACACCACCCAATTCGTCTGCGCTGCTGCACCTGTCCAAACCAG GGTGCTCTCACCTGCTTCCAAATCTTCAGCACCTCCACAAACAGCCAGAAGTCCCTTTGCCAACTTCATGCCCTCATCCAGCTTCAAATCATGCTGCCTCTCTGCTGCCACCCCTCTTTCATCACCTGTTGTACCCACCTCGGCACCACACCTCTCTTATCCAGACAGCAGCAAAGACCTATCAGTTGTCAgcagtaagaagaaaaaaaggaagcataGTTCCCCAGTGGAAGAGCAGGATGATCATGGTAGCCGAAACATGAAAGACATCAATGGTGAGAGGACTTGGCTCTCCAGTCCTCCTAGCAAGAGGAGGAAATTTGAGGAAAACGGCAGCATTGTGATCTCCCCTGCATGGGAAGCCAACTTGGTGAGGactaggaagggagaggaagagaaaagagctGGAGATGATGGGGCAATAGCTACTAGTCAAAATAGTTCcatccagaagaagaagaaaaagaagaagaaaaggctgCAGCAAAGGGAGGAAGACTGCTCATCTTTGTTGTCCCCTGTGAACTG CTGTTCTCCTCCACCTGAAGTCAGCTCCTGtaggacaaagaagaagaagaaaaagaagaagcaattgCTTTCACCCAGTTCAGACAAGAGCACTTCTTCTGGAGAGAGTGAGCATCACAAAGATAAGCAAAGAAATATACTGCATTCTCATGTGGCTGAAGTCTGTAGTGCCCAAGAAGAACTAAACGAGAATGGATTTTCTGAGGCTAGAGGCAGCCCTCCAG TGGCTTGGGGCAACCAGCTCGGACATAGAGACAAGTTCTCCCTCAATGTCCTGAGCCCAAAGAAGGAAATTACGCAGCACGAATGTGGACCAGTTGATGTAGTTCAGGAGCTACTGAAGGGTTCTTTGGATAAAGCTTATGGAAAACAAG TTTTAACATGGAATGGTGAAGCATCTGCTATCAGCCAGGATGCCATACATGATGCTATATGGTCCCAGAAGCAGTCCATCCTTGATGATTGGGATGAAGAATTTGATGGTGGAAAG GTGAAAAAAATTAGGAAGTTCAAGCGTGAACGGAGGAGAAACTACAATGTCTTCCAAAAATTGCAAAGCAGGCGTAACTTCTGGgctgtgacacatccagccaaaGTAGCTAGCTTGAGCTATCGGCTTTGA
- the USP36 gene encoding ubiquitin carboxyl-terminal hydrolase 36 isoform X1, which yields MPIVDKLKEALKPGRKDSADDVELGKLLAASAKKILLQKIEFEPASKNFSYQLETLKSKYVLLNPRTENCSRHKSSEEGPIRKQGNEHVSGSDGVPAPQKVLFPLERLCLKWERMYRVGAGLHNLGNTCFLNSTLQCLTYTPPLANYLLSKEHSRNCHQGGFCMMCIMQNHMIQAFANSGNAIKPVSFIRDLKKIARHFRFGSQEDAHEFLRYTIDAMQKACLNGYTRLDRQTQATTLVHQIFGGYLRSRVKCSVCKSVSDTYDPYLDVALEIRQAANIVRALELFVKADVLSGENAYMCAKCKKKVPATKRFTIHRASNVLTISLKRFANFSGGKITKDVGYPEFLNIRPYMSQSSGDPVRYGLYAVLVHSGYSCHAGHYYCYVKASNGQWYQMNDSLVHSSNIKVVLNQQAYVLFYLRIPSTKKNPEGLVSKSNCSMPSRTNISSDHLKKSATNGILASPLINKRQDTIQVKKASDPEESGVPVSRNTFVSNNKTQNGILPPLPKLIPAVGFSSPKLSSKPAFLDDLSKRSKKQPPLSHKISQDFGQADSTKLEMAKQSSWGDKNLVASLQLSGSSRGTSEAKAHEEGTELPSKDSSLSSSSSSSSSSSSSPAHKPIKGLSHATVGADGYSSSQESDCVSGKYASEDTKFAKLKSPLLANLANLELGSTMSPPPAKKLALSARKGSNTLRKVSGNEHQAPPHSPPAATNTTQFVCAAAPVQTRVLSPASKSSAPPQTARSPFANFMPSSSFKSCCLSAATPLSSPVVPTSAPHLSYPDSSKDLSVVSSKKKKRKHSSPVEEQDDHGSRNMKDINGERTWLSSPPSKRRKFEENGSIVISPAWEANLVRTRKGEEEKRAGDDGAIATSQNSSIQKKKKKKKKRLQQREEDCSSLLSPVNCCSPPPEVSSCRTKKKKKKKKQLLSPSSDKSTSSGESEHHKDKQRNILHSHVAEVCSAQEELNENGFSEARGSPPAVAWGNQLGHRDKFSLNVLSPKKEITQHECGPVDVVQELLKGSLDKAYGKQVLTWNGEASAISQDAIHDAIWSQKQSILDDWDEEFDGGKVKKIRKFKRERRRNYNVFQKLQSRRNFWAVTHPAKVASLSYRL from the exons ATGCCGATAGTGGACAAATTAAAAGAAGCCCTAAAGCCTGGGCGAAAAGACTCTGCTGACGATGTTGAACTGGGTAAATTGTTGGCAGCTTCTGCCAAGAAGATTTTGCTGCAAAAGATTGAGTTTGAACCAGCCTCCAAAAACTTCTCCTACCAGCTGGAGACCCTCAAGAGCAAGTACGTTTTGTTGAACCCAAGGACAGAAAACTGCAGTCGGCACAAGAGCTCTGAAGAGGGACCCATACGAAAACAAG GTAATGAGCATGTGTCGGGAAGTGATGGGGTGCCAGCTCCCCAAAAGGTCCTCTTCCCTCTGGAGCGTCTCTGTCTAAAATGGGAGCGGATGTATCGTGTTGGAGCTGGTCTCCACAACCTGGGCAACACCTGCTTCCTCAACTCAACTCTACAGTGTCTGACGTACACTCCACCTCTAGCAAATTATCTGCTTTCCAAGGAGCACAGCCGCAACT gtCACCAGGGAGGCTTCTGCATGATGTGCATAATGCAGAATCACATGATCCAGGCTTTTGCCAATAGTGGTAATGCCATCAAACCTGTGTCCTTCATCAGAGATCTTAAaa AGATTGCACGACACTTCCGTTTTGGTAGTCAGGAGGATGCTCATGAGTTCTTGCGCTACACCATTGATGCCATGCAAAAGGCTTGCCTCAACGGTTACACTAG GTTGGATCGTCAGACTCAAGCTACTACATTGGTGCACCAGATCTTTGGAGGCTACCTCCGATCTCGTG TGAAGTGCTCCGTGTGCAAGAGTGTTTCAGATACTTACGACCCATACCTGGATGTGGCTTTGGAAATAAGG CAAGCAGCCAACATTGTACGGGCGTTAGAATTATTTGTAAAAGCTGATGTCTTGAGTGGGGAGAATGCCTACATGTGTGCcaa ATGCAAGAAGAAAGTTCCAGCCACCAAGCGTTTTACTATCCACCGGGCCTCTAATGTCCTTACCATCTCCCTCAAGCGCTTTGCCAACTTCAGTGGGGGCAAGATTACCAAG GACGTGGGTTACCCTGAATTCCTGAATATTCGTCCTTACATGTCGCAGAGCAGTGGGGACCCTGTCAGGTATGGCCTCTACGCTGTACTTGTGCATTCAGGATACAGCTGCCATGCAGGGCATTACTACTGCTATGTCAAG GCTAGTAATGGGCAGTGGTACCAGATGAATGATTCTCTAGTACATTCAAGCAACATCAAAGTTGTTCTCAACCAGCAGGCCTATGTACTCTTCTATCTTAG GATCCCAAGCACTAAGAAGAATCCTGAAGGACTTGTGTCCAAAAGCAATTGCTCAATGCCCAGCCGAACAAACATCTCCTCTGATCACTTGAAGAAAAGTGCAACTAATGGTATCCTGGCATCACCACTGATAAACAAA AGACAAGATACAATTCAGGTTAAGAAGGCTTCAGACCCTGAGGAATCCGGTGTTCCTGTTTCCCGCAACACCTTTGTTTCCAACAACAAAACTCAGAACgggatacttcctcctcttcccaaacTCATACCTGCTGTTGGATTCTCATCTCCTAAACTCTCCAGTAAGCCTGCTTTCTTGGATGACTTAAGCAAGAGATCCAAGAAACAGCCACCTTTATCTCACAAGATTTCTCAGGACTTTGGTCAGGCTGACAGTACTAAACTGGAGATGGCCAAGCAGAGTTCCTGGGGAGATAAGAACTTGGTAGCATCTTTGCAACTGTCAGGCAGCTCTAGAGGAACCTCTGAAGCCAAAGCGCATGAGGAAGGTACAGAGCTACCAAGCAAGGACTCATCCTTGTCATCTTCATCGTCTTCTAGCAGCTCATCTTCCTCCAGTCCAGCTCATAAGCCAATTAAGGGACTTTCTCATGCCACAGTAGGAGCTGATGGCTACTCTTCCTCTCAGGAATCGGACTGTGTGTCTGGGAAATACGCTTCTGAGGACACCAAGTTTGCCAAGCTGAAATCCCCGTTGTTGGCTAATTTGGCCAATCTGGAGTTGGGAAGCACCATGTCGCCCCCACCTGCAAAGAAACTGGCACTTTCTGCCAGGAAG GGCAGCAACACCCTGCGGAAAGTGAGCGGCAATGAGCATCAGGCACCGCCCCATTCCCCCCCAGCTGCCACAAACACCACCCAATTCGTCTGCGCTGCTGCACCTGTCCAAACCAG GGTGCTCTCACCTGCTTCCAAATCTTCAGCACCTCCACAAACAGCCAGAAGTCCCTTTGCCAACTTCATGCCCTCATCCAGCTTCAAATCATGCTGCCTCTCTGCTGCCACCCCTCTTTCATCACCTGTTGTACCCACCTCGGCACCACACCTCTCTTATCCAGACAGCAGCAAAGACCTATCAGTTGTCAgcagtaagaagaaaaaaaggaagcataGTTCCCCAGTGGAAGAGCAGGATGATCATGGTAGCCGAAACATGAAAGACATCAATGGTGAGAGGACTTGGCTCTCCAGTCCTCCTAGCAAGAGGAGGAAATTTGAGGAAAACGGCAGCATTGTGATCTCCCCTGCATGGGAAGCCAACTTGGTGAGGactaggaagggagaggaagagaaaagagctGGAGATGATGGGGCAATAGCTACTAGTCAAAATAGTTCcatccagaagaagaagaaaaagaagaagaaaaggctgCAGCAAAGGGAGGAAGACTGCTCATCTTTGTTGTCCCCTGTGAACTG CTGTTCTCCTCCACCTGAAGTCAGCTCCTGtaggacaaagaagaagaagaaaaagaagaagcaattgCTTTCACCCAGTTCAGACAAGAGCACTTCTTCTGGAGAGAGTGAGCATCACAAAGATAAGCAAAGAAATATACTGCATTCTCATGTGGCTGAAGTCTGTAGTGCCCAAGAAGAACTAAACGAGAATGGATTTTCTGAGGCTAGAGGCAGCCCTCCAG CAGTGGCTTGGGGCAACCAGCTCGGACATAGAGACAAGTTCTCCCTCAATGTCCTGAGCCCAAAGAAGGAAATTACGCAGCACGAATGTGGACCAGTTGATGTAGTTCAGGAGCTACTGAAGGGTTCTTTGGATAAAGCTTATGGAAAACAAG TTTTAACATGGAATGGTGAAGCATCTGCTATCAGCCAGGATGCCATACATGATGCTATATGGTCCCAGAAGCAGTCCATCCTTGATGATTGGGATGAAGAATTTGATGGTGGAAAG GTGAAAAAAATTAGGAAGTTCAAGCGTGAACGGAGGAGAAACTACAATGTCTTCCAAAAATTGCAAAGCAGGCGTAACTTCTGGgctgtgacacatccagccaaaGTAGCTAGCTTGAGCTATCGGCTTTGA
- the USP36 gene encoding ubiquitin carboxyl-terminal hydrolase 36 isoform X3: MPIVDKLKEALKPGRKDSADDVELGKLLAASAKKILLQKIEFEPASKNFSYQLETLKSKYVLLNPRTENCSRHKSSEEGPIRKQGNEHVSGSDGVPAPQKVLFPLERLCLKWERMYRVGAGLHNLGNTCFLNSTLQCLTYTPPLANYLLSKEHSRNCHQGGFCMMCIMQNHMIQAFANSGNAIKPVSFIRDLKKIARHFRFGSQEDAHEFLRYTIDAMQKACLNGYTRLDRQTQATTLVHQIFGGYLRSRVKCSVCKSVSDTYDPYLDVALEIRQAANIVRALELFVKADVLSGENAYMCAKCKKKVPATKRFTIHRASNVLTISLKRFANFSGGKITKDVGYPEFLNIRPYMSQSSGDPVRYGLYAVLVHSGYSCHAGHYYCYVKASNGQWYQMNDSLVHSSNIKVVLNQQAYVLFYLRIPSTKKNPEGLVSKSNCSMPSRTNISSDHLKKSATNGILASPLINKRQDTIQVKKASDPEESGVPVSRNTFVSNNKTQNGILPPLPKLIPAVGFSSPKLSSKPAFLDDLSKRSKKQPPLSHKISQDFGQADSTKLEMAKQSSWGDKNLVASLQLSGSSRGTSEAKAHEEGTELPSKDSSLSSSSSSSSSSSSSPAHKPIKGLSHATVGADGYSSSQESDCVSGKYASEDTKFAKLKSPLLANLANLELGSTMSPPPAKKLALSARKGSNTLRKVSGNEHQAPPHSPPAATNTTQFVCAAAPVQTRVLSPASKSSAPPQTARSPFANFMPSSSFKSCCLSAATPLSSPVVPTSAPHLSYPDSSKDLSVVSSKKKKRKHSSPVEEQDDHGSRNMKDINGERTWLSSPPSKRRKFEENGSIVISPAWEANLVRTRKGEEEKRAGDDGAIATSQNSSIQKKKKKKKKRLQQREEDCSSLLSPVNCCSPPPEVSSCRTKKKKKKKKQLLSPSSDKSTSSGESEHHKDKQRNILHSHVAEVCSAQEELNENGFSEARGSPPAVAWGNQLGHRDKFSLNVLSPKKEITQHECGPVDVVQELLKGSLDKAYGKQESYCRNFGS; encoded by the exons ATGCCGATAGTGGACAAATTAAAAGAAGCCCTAAAGCCTGGGCGAAAAGACTCTGCTGACGATGTTGAACTGGGTAAATTGTTGGCAGCTTCTGCCAAGAAGATTTTGCTGCAAAAGATTGAGTTTGAACCAGCCTCCAAAAACTTCTCCTACCAGCTGGAGACCCTCAAGAGCAAGTACGTTTTGTTGAACCCAAGGACAGAAAACTGCAGTCGGCACAAGAGCTCTGAAGAGGGACCCATACGAAAACAAG GTAATGAGCATGTGTCGGGAAGTGATGGGGTGCCAGCTCCCCAAAAGGTCCTCTTCCCTCTGGAGCGTCTCTGTCTAAAATGGGAGCGGATGTATCGTGTTGGAGCTGGTCTCCACAACCTGGGCAACACCTGCTTCCTCAACTCAACTCTACAGTGTCTGACGTACACTCCACCTCTAGCAAATTATCTGCTTTCCAAGGAGCACAGCCGCAACT gtCACCAGGGAGGCTTCTGCATGATGTGCATAATGCAGAATCACATGATCCAGGCTTTTGCCAATAGTGGTAATGCCATCAAACCTGTGTCCTTCATCAGAGATCTTAAaa AGATTGCACGACACTTCCGTTTTGGTAGTCAGGAGGATGCTCATGAGTTCTTGCGCTACACCATTGATGCCATGCAAAAGGCTTGCCTCAACGGTTACACTAG GTTGGATCGTCAGACTCAAGCTACTACATTGGTGCACCAGATCTTTGGAGGCTACCTCCGATCTCGTG TGAAGTGCTCCGTGTGCAAGAGTGTTTCAGATACTTACGACCCATACCTGGATGTGGCTTTGGAAATAAGG CAAGCAGCCAACATTGTACGGGCGTTAGAATTATTTGTAAAAGCTGATGTCTTGAGTGGGGAGAATGCCTACATGTGTGCcaa ATGCAAGAAGAAAGTTCCAGCCACCAAGCGTTTTACTATCCACCGGGCCTCTAATGTCCTTACCATCTCCCTCAAGCGCTTTGCCAACTTCAGTGGGGGCAAGATTACCAAG GACGTGGGTTACCCTGAATTCCTGAATATTCGTCCTTACATGTCGCAGAGCAGTGGGGACCCTGTCAGGTATGGCCTCTACGCTGTACTTGTGCATTCAGGATACAGCTGCCATGCAGGGCATTACTACTGCTATGTCAAG GCTAGTAATGGGCAGTGGTACCAGATGAATGATTCTCTAGTACATTCAAGCAACATCAAAGTTGTTCTCAACCAGCAGGCCTATGTACTCTTCTATCTTAG GATCCCAAGCACTAAGAAGAATCCTGAAGGACTTGTGTCCAAAAGCAATTGCTCAATGCCCAGCCGAACAAACATCTCCTCTGATCACTTGAAGAAAAGTGCAACTAATGGTATCCTGGCATCACCACTGATAAACAAA AGACAAGATACAATTCAGGTTAAGAAGGCTTCAGACCCTGAGGAATCCGGTGTTCCTGTTTCCCGCAACACCTTTGTTTCCAACAACAAAACTCAGAACgggatacttcctcctcttcccaaacTCATACCTGCTGTTGGATTCTCATCTCCTAAACTCTCCAGTAAGCCTGCTTTCTTGGATGACTTAAGCAAGAGATCCAAGAAACAGCCACCTTTATCTCACAAGATTTCTCAGGACTTTGGTCAGGCTGACAGTACTAAACTGGAGATGGCCAAGCAGAGTTCCTGGGGAGATAAGAACTTGGTAGCATCTTTGCAACTGTCAGGCAGCTCTAGAGGAACCTCTGAAGCCAAAGCGCATGAGGAAGGTACAGAGCTACCAAGCAAGGACTCATCCTTGTCATCTTCATCGTCTTCTAGCAGCTCATCTTCCTCCAGTCCAGCTCATAAGCCAATTAAGGGACTTTCTCATGCCACAGTAGGAGCTGATGGCTACTCTTCCTCTCAGGAATCGGACTGTGTGTCTGGGAAATACGCTTCTGAGGACACCAAGTTTGCCAAGCTGAAATCCCCGTTGTTGGCTAATTTGGCCAATCTGGAGTTGGGAAGCACCATGTCGCCCCCACCTGCAAAGAAACTGGCACTTTCTGCCAGGAAG GGCAGCAACACCCTGCGGAAAGTGAGCGGCAATGAGCATCAGGCACCGCCCCATTCCCCCCCAGCTGCCACAAACACCACCCAATTCGTCTGCGCTGCTGCACCTGTCCAAACCAG GGTGCTCTCACCTGCTTCCAAATCTTCAGCACCTCCACAAACAGCCAGAAGTCCCTTTGCCAACTTCATGCCCTCATCCAGCTTCAAATCATGCTGCCTCTCTGCTGCCACCCCTCTTTCATCACCTGTTGTACCCACCTCGGCACCACACCTCTCTTATCCAGACAGCAGCAAAGACCTATCAGTTGTCAgcagtaagaagaaaaaaaggaagcataGTTCCCCAGTGGAAGAGCAGGATGATCATGGTAGCCGAAACATGAAAGACATCAATGGTGAGAGGACTTGGCTCTCCAGTCCTCCTAGCAAGAGGAGGAAATTTGAGGAAAACGGCAGCATTGTGATCTCCCCTGCATGGGAAGCCAACTTGGTGAGGactaggaagggagaggaagagaaaagagctGGAGATGATGGGGCAATAGCTACTAGTCAAAATAGTTCcatccagaagaagaagaaaaagaagaagaaaaggctgCAGCAAAGGGAGGAAGACTGCTCATCTTTGTTGTCCCCTGTGAACTG CTGTTCTCCTCCACCTGAAGTCAGCTCCTGtaggacaaagaagaagaagaaaaagaagaagcaattgCTTTCACCCAGTTCAGACAAGAGCACTTCTTCTGGAGAGAGTGAGCATCACAAAGATAAGCAAAGAAATATACTGCATTCTCATGTGGCTGAAGTCTGTAGTGCCCAAGAAGAACTAAACGAGAATGGATTTTCTGAGGCTAGAGGCAGCCCTCCAG CAGTGGCTTGGGGCAACCAGCTCGGACATAGAGACAAGTTCTCCCTCAATGTCCTGAGCCCAAAGAAGGAAATTACGCAGCACGAATGTGGACCAGTTGATGTAGTTCAGGAGCTACTGAAGGGTTCTTTGGATAAAGCTTATGGAAAACAAG AATCGTATTGTAGAAACTTTGGGAGCTAA